A stretch of Phoenix dactylifera cultivar Barhee BC4 chromosome 16, palm_55x_up_171113_PBpolish2nd_filt_p, whole genome shotgun sequence DNA encodes these proteins:
- the LOC103722252 gene encoding LRR receptor-like serine/threonine-protein kinase FEI 1 isoform X2 codes for MSLRIWALSASLCFVLLVSSASALTPDGEALLELKAAFNDTKRILRSWRRADPNPCGWTGITCHFPDLRVRSINLPYMQLGGIISPSIGKLQRLQRLALHQNSLHGPIPAEIRNCTELRALYLRANYLQGSIPPEIGELTHLSIMDLSSNLLRGTIPPSIGRLTHLRFLNLSTNFFSGEIPDVGILGTFRNTSFVGNLELCGLPIQKLCRGSMGFPAVLPHPDSFASPGIPQIAPKRTTHFLNGIIIGAMSTMALALVAVLGFLWICLLSRKGKVGGKYSKVDKQLVQDIGTKLITFHGNLPYSSGEIIKKLELLDEEDIVGSGGFGTVYKMVMDDNNVFAVKRIDRNRDGSDQIFERELEILGSIKHINLANLRGYCRLPSAKLLIYDYLALGSLDHYLHEHGQDEQPLNWNARMKIALGSARGLEYLHHDCSPGIVHRDIKSSNILLDRSLEPHVSDFGLSKLLVDDDAHITTVVAGTFGYLAPEYLQNGHATEKSDVYSFGVLLLELVTGRRPIDPSFVRRGLNIVGWLNTLSGEHRLEEIVDERCGNVDAEAVEAILDIAAMCTEANPDDRPSMNRVLKMLEEEIMSPCLSDYYEPHLDI; via the exons ATGTCTTTGCGGATTTGGGCTCTCTCTGCATCGCTTTGCTTCGTTCTTCTGGTCTCTTCCGCTTCGGCCTTGACTCCTGATG GAGAAGCACTGCTGGAGCTAAAGGCGGCGTTCAATGACACGAAGCGGATCCTGCGGAGCTGGCGGCGGGCTGACCCAAACCCCTGTGGCTGGACCGGCATCACCTGCCATTTCCCCGACCTTAGAGTTCGGTCCAT AAATCTACCTTACATGCAGCTCGGAGGCATCATCTCGCCAAGCATCGGCAAGCTCCAGAGGCTGCAGAGACT AGCTCTTCATCAGAATAGCTTGCATGGACCTATTCCGGCTGAGATCAGAAACTGCACCGAGCTAAGAGCact GTATCTGAGAGCTAATTACCTACAAGGCAGTATTCCTCCGGAGATTGGAGAGCTTACTCATCTTTCCATCAT GGATTTGTCGAGCAATCTACTGAGGGGAACAATACCTCCCTCAATCGGTCGTCTCACCCATTTGCGTTTTCT AAACTTATCCACCAACTTCTTTTCTGGCGAAATTCCAGATGTTGGAATACTAGGCACTTTCAGGAATACCTC GTTCGTTGGAAATTTAGAGCTATGTGGCTTGCCAATCCAGAAACTATGTCGTGGTTCAATGGGCTTTCCTGCAGTGCTTCCGCACCCGGATTCTTTTGCTTCACCAG GGATCCCACAGATTGCTCCAAAACGAACGACACATTTTCTTAATGGGATTATAATAGGTGCTATGTCTACAATGGCCCTGGCATTAGTTGCAGTCCTTGGTTTCCTTTGGATCTGTTTACTGTCAAGAAAGGGAAAGGTAGGAGGCAAATACTCAAAAGTGGATAAACAACTTGTTCAAGATATTG GTACCAAGCTTATCACTTTCCATGGAAACCTTCCATATTCATCCGGGGAGATCATAAAAAAGCTGGAGCTACTCGATGAAGAGGATATTGTTGGATCAGGTGGATTTGGTACTGTCTACAAGATGGTGATGGATGATAATAATGTATTTGCTGTCAAGAGGATTGATCGGAACCGTGATGGATCTGATCAGATTTTTGAGAGGGAACTCGAGATTCTGGGCAGCATCAAACACATCAACCTTGCTAATCTGCGAGGCTATTGCAGGCTCCCTTCAGCCAAACTCCTCATATATGATTATTTGGCTTTGGGCAGCTTAGACCACTATCTGCATG AACATGGGCAAGATGAACAGCCCTTGAACTGGAATGCACGGATGAAAATTGCCCTTGGCTCCGCCAGAGGGCTGGAATATTTGCACCATGATTGCTCTCCTGGGATAGTGCATAGAGACATAAAATCCAGCAATATTCTACTAGATAGAAGCCTGGAGCCTCATGTGTCAGATTTTGGTCTTTCCAAGCTTCTTGTAGACGATGATGCACACATTACGACGGTTGTGGCTGGTACTTTTGGCTATCTGGCACCAG AATACCTGCAAAATGGACATGCAACGGAGAAATCAGATGTCTATAGCTTTGGCGTGCTCTTGTTAGAGTTAGTCACTGGAAGGAGGCCTATAGATCCATCCTTCGTCAGAAGGGGCCTGAATATTGTTGGCTGG CTGAACACGTTATCAGGAGAGCATCGGTTGGAAGAAATTGTTGACGAGAGGTGTGGTAATGTGGATGCCGAAGCAGTCGAAGCAATTCTCGATATAGCTGCAATGTGCACCGAGGCAAATCCAGATGATCGACCTTCTATGAACAGGGTATTAAAAATGCTGGAGGAGGAGATTATGTCGCCCTGCCTGAGTGATTACTACGAGCCTCACTTGGACATTTAA
- the LOC103722252 gene encoding LRR receptor-like serine/threonine-protein kinase FEI 1 isoform X1 encodes MSLRIWALSASLCFVLLVSSASALTPDGEALLELKAAFNDTKRILRSWRRADPNPCGWTGITCHFPDLRVRSINLPYMQLGGIISPSIGKLQRLQRLALHQNSLHGPIPAEIRNCTELRALYLRANYLQGSIPPEIGELTHLSIMDLSSNLLRGTIPPSIGRLTHLRFLNLSTNFFSGEIPDVGILGTFRNTSFVGNLELCGLPIQKLCRGSMGFPAVLPHPDSFASPGIPQIAPKRTTHFLNGIIIGAMSTMALALVAVLGFLWICLLSRKGKVGGKYSKVDKQLVQDIVGTKLITFHGNLPYSSGEIIKKLELLDEEDIVGSGGFGTVYKMVMDDNNVFAVKRIDRNRDGSDQIFERELEILGSIKHINLANLRGYCRLPSAKLLIYDYLALGSLDHYLHEHGQDEQPLNWNARMKIALGSARGLEYLHHDCSPGIVHRDIKSSNILLDRSLEPHVSDFGLSKLLVDDDAHITTVVAGTFGYLAPEYLQNGHATEKSDVYSFGVLLLELVTGRRPIDPSFVRRGLNIVGWLNTLSGEHRLEEIVDERCGNVDAEAVEAILDIAAMCTEANPDDRPSMNRVLKMLEEEIMSPCLSDYYEPHLDI; translated from the exons ATGTCTTTGCGGATTTGGGCTCTCTCTGCATCGCTTTGCTTCGTTCTTCTGGTCTCTTCCGCTTCGGCCTTGACTCCTGATG GAGAAGCACTGCTGGAGCTAAAGGCGGCGTTCAATGACACGAAGCGGATCCTGCGGAGCTGGCGGCGGGCTGACCCAAACCCCTGTGGCTGGACCGGCATCACCTGCCATTTCCCCGACCTTAGAGTTCGGTCCAT AAATCTACCTTACATGCAGCTCGGAGGCATCATCTCGCCAAGCATCGGCAAGCTCCAGAGGCTGCAGAGACT AGCTCTTCATCAGAATAGCTTGCATGGACCTATTCCGGCTGAGATCAGAAACTGCACCGAGCTAAGAGCact GTATCTGAGAGCTAATTACCTACAAGGCAGTATTCCTCCGGAGATTGGAGAGCTTACTCATCTTTCCATCAT GGATTTGTCGAGCAATCTACTGAGGGGAACAATACCTCCCTCAATCGGTCGTCTCACCCATTTGCGTTTTCT AAACTTATCCACCAACTTCTTTTCTGGCGAAATTCCAGATGTTGGAATACTAGGCACTTTCAGGAATACCTC GTTCGTTGGAAATTTAGAGCTATGTGGCTTGCCAATCCAGAAACTATGTCGTGGTTCAATGGGCTTTCCTGCAGTGCTTCCGCACCCGGATTCTTTTGCTTCACCAG GGATCCCACAGATTGCTCCAAAACGAACGACACATTTTCTTAATGGGATTATAATAGGTGCTATGTCTACAATGGCCCTGGCATTAGTTGCAGTCCTTGGTTTCCTTTGGATCTGTTTACTGTCAAGAAAGGGAAAGGTAGGAGGCAAATACTCAAAAGTGGATAAACAACTTGTTCAAGATATTG TAGGTACCAAGCTTATCACTTTCCATGGAAACCTTCCATATTCATCCGGGGAGATCATAAAAAAGCTGGAGCTACTCGATGAAGAGGATATTGTTGGATCAGGTGGATTTGGTACTGTCTACAAGATGGTGATGGATGATAATAATGTATTTGCTGTCAAGAGGATTGATCGGAACCGTGATGGATCTGATCAGATTTTTGAGAGGGAACTCGAGATTCTGGGCAGCATCAAACACATCAACCTTGCTAATCTGCGAGGCTATTGCAGGCTCCCTTCAGCCAAACTCCTCATATATGATTATTTGGCTTTGGGCAGCTTAGACCACTATCTGCATG AACATGGGCAAGATGAACAGCCCTTGAACTGGAATGCACGGATGAAAATTGCCCTTGGCTCCGCCAGAGGGCTGGAATATTTGCACCATGATTGCTCTCCTGGGATAGTGCATAGAGACATAAAATCCAGCAATATTCTACTAGATAGAAGCCTGGAGCCTCATGTGTCAGATTTTGGTCTTTCCAAGCTTCTTGTAGACGATGATGCACACATTACGACGGTTGTGGCTGGTACTTTTGGCTATCTGGCACCAG AATACCTGCAAAATGGACATGCAACGGAGAAATCAGATGTCTATAGCTTTGGCGTGCTCTTGTTAGAGTTAGTCACTGGAAGGAGGCCTATAGATCCATCCTTCGTCAGAAGGGGCCTGAATATTGTTGGCTGG CTGAACACGTTATCAGGAGAGCATCGGTTGGAAGAAATTGTTGACGAGAGGTGTGGTAATGTGGATGCCGAAGCAGTCGAAGCAATTCTCGATATAGCTGCAATGTGCACCGAGGCAAATCCAGATGATCGACCTTCTATGAACAGGGTATTAAAAATGCTGGAGGAGGAGATTATGTCGCCCTGCCTGAGTGATTACTACGAGCCTCACTTGGACATTTAA